The following proteins are encoded in a genomic region of Rhodoferax aquaticus:
- a CDS encoding TIGR01777 family oxidoreductase, translating to MAQAAGLHFFPTPQRVLITGGTGFIGSALCKALLADGHSVTVLTRNPGKAQAVLGSQVVTFSNFDALSVQSAFDVVINLAGEPVVGPRWTAARKAVLLASRSGVTDALVAWLQRAHTKPRLMISGSAIGFYGVQAQGDRTELAEDAAPQAIFMSELCQAWEASAKAVQAMGVPLALLRIGVVLGPCSTGQGALPKMVLPLRLGVGGQLGNGQQVVSWVHLADVLGAVAHLMRLPAMQAQGVYNLTAPQACSQHMFMQVAAQAMHRSWALPLPTPAWVLRVLMGEQAGLLLEGQRVAPTRLLGSGYRFAYGDVAAALKHCLAS from the coding sequence ATGGCACAAGCTGCGGGTTTGCATTTTTTCCCCACACCACAACGTGTACTCATCACCGGGGGCACCGGGTTCATAGGCAGCGCTTTGTGCAAAGCCTTGCTGGCGGACGGCCACAGCGTGACCGTGTTGACGCGCAACCCCGGCAAGGCGCAAGCGGTATTGGGGAGTCAGGTGGTCACGTTCTCAAACTTTGATGCCCTGTCAGTGCAAAGCGCATTTGACGTGGTCATCAACCTCGCGGGTGAACCGGTGGTGGGGCCGCGGTGGACGGCGGCTCGCAAGGCGGTGTTGCTGGCCAGCCGCAGCGGCGTAACTGACGCCTTGGTAGCATGGCTGCAGCGCGCGCACACCAAGCCTCGGCTCATGATTTCTGGCTCTGCCATTGGGTTTTACGGCGTGCAAGCCCAGGGTGACCGCACTGAGTTGGCGGAAGACGCTGCACCGCAAGCCATCTTCATGTCTGAGCTGTGCCAAGCCTGGGAGGCCAGCGCCAAGGCGGTGCAGGCCATGGGCGTGCCGTTGGCCTTGCTGCGCATTGGCGTGGTGCTGGGGCCGTGTAGCACGGGGCAGGGGGCTTTGCCCAAAATGGTCTTGCCATTGCGCCTAGGCGTGGGCGGCCAGTTGGGCAACGGTCAACAGGTGGTAAGTTGGGTGCATTTGGCCGATGTGTTGGGTGCTGTCGCCCATCTCATGCGCTTGCCTGCTATGCAGGCTCAAGGCGTCTACAACCTCACCGCCCCGCAAGCGTGCAGCCAACACATGTTCATGCAAGTCGCAGCCCAGGCCATGCACCGCAGCTGGGCCTTGCCCCTACCTACGCCCGCTTGGGTGTTACGCGTGCTCATGGGGGAGCAAGCGGGCTTGTTGCTTGAGGGCCAGCGCGTGGCGCCCACGCGTTTGCTGGGGTCAGGCTACCGCTTTGCCTATGGCGATGTGGCCGCTGCCTTGAAACACTGCCTTGCTAGCTAA
- a CDS encoding high-potential iron-sulfur protein — MTTNRRTFVIQSLSGAGLVACASLCNTAFAQAALTEADPQAKALGYFADATKTDKTKYPKYAAGQNCHSCALFQGKASDAAGGCPLFAGKQVAGKGWCSAWAKKA, encoded by the coding sequence ATGACCACTAACCGTAGAACCTTTGTAATCCAATCTCTTAGCGGCGCTGGCCTGGTAGCGTGCGCCAGCCTGTGCAACACCGCCTTCGCGCAAGCCGCGTTGACGGAAGCCGACCCACAAGCCAAGGCCTTGGGTTATTTTGCGGACGCCACCAAGACCGACAAAACCAAATATCCCAAGTACGCAGCGGGCCAAAACTGCCATAGCTGTGCCTTGTTCCAAGGCAAAGCCAGTGATGCAGCAGGTGGCTGCCCCTTGTTTGCGGGCAAACAAGTGGCTGGCAAAGGCTGGTGCAGCGCCTGGGCCAAGAAGGCCTGA
- a CDS encoding sensor histidine kinase, whose product MKIWWRPTLVKRVMLGLFLVFFLVWDALIAYSYWRNFHDIDAKSRTFGRYVAESLASVQDPDQARALVKGLADIQNKIFDEEQVPLALLIQLWDKDGRLVYAHASLEHAQLTGHVDHLTEETAGGRPVYVARTELPQWTLVVAHPRLELGWALRAIALDLLPYMVIAFTLISLVMWIAVRRGLRPLQLMSAHIAARSPNDLAPTGIDTRYAELQPLQQALDSMLDKLRHKVERETAFVQEAAHELRTPMAVVSAQAHVLRMAQDPETRSEAEDHLDAALARASHLVGQLLQLAHVGGERVTTLAPLDLAQDVRSELAALVPSAMQRNIELGLDAPDRLVVTTERQTFKSILHNLVGNAIRYVQQGGKVDVSLVHNGRQVVLSVSDNGPGIPAEQRELVFERFHRGLDHAAPGAGLGLAIVRQACKRLGGHVVLLPGAHGVGCQFLVTLDIAQH is encoded by the coding sequence ATGAAAATCTGGTGGCGCCCCACGCTGGTCAAGCGGGTGATGCTGGGCCTGTTCCTGGTTTTTTTCTTGGTCTGGGACGCGCTGATTGCCTACTCCTACTGGCGTAACTTCCACGATATTGACGCCAAGTCCCGTACCTTTGGCCGCTATGTGGCAGAGTCGTTGGCCTCTGTGCAAGACCCTGACCAAGCCCGTGCCTTGGTGAAGGGCTTGGCCGATATTCAAAACAAGATTTTTGACGAGGAACAGGTGCCCTTGGCCTTGCTGATTCAGTTGTGGGACAAGGATGGCCGCTTGGTCTATGCGCATGCTTCGCTGGAACATGCGCAGCTCACGGGGCATGTGGACCATCTCACCGAAGAAACCGCAGGTGGTCGCCCGGTGTATGTGGCACGCACCGAGCTGCCGCAATGGACCTTGGTGGTTGCACACCCCAGGCTGGAGCTGGGCTGGGCTTTGCGGGCCATCGCCTTGGACCTGCTGCCGTATATGGTGATTGCCTTCACCTTGATTTCACTGGTGATGTGGATTGCCGTGCGGCGCGGATTGCGCCCTTTGCAGCTGATGTCAGCCCATATCGCGGCCCGCAGCCCCAATGATTTGGCACCCACGGGTATTGACACCCGCTACGCCGAGTTGCAGCCCCTGCAACAGGCCTTGGACAGCATGTTAGACAAGTTGCGCCACAAAGTGGAGCGTGAAACCGCGTTTGTGCAAGAGGCCGCGCATGAACTGCGCACGCCTATGGCGGTGGTGTCTGCCCAAGCCCATGTGCTGCGGATGGCACAAGACCCCGAAACACGCAGCGAGGCAGAAGACCATCTAGATGCGGCCTTGGCTCGGGCCTCGCATTTGGTGGGGCAGTTGTTGCAATTGGCCCATGTGGGCGGTGAGCGCGTCACCACCCTAGCGCCCCTGGACCTTGCCCAGGATGTGCGTAGCGAGTTGGCCGCGTTGGTGCCCAGCGCCATGCAGCGCAACATCGAACTGGGACTCGATGCGCCCGACCGTTTGGTGGTCACGACCGAGCGGCAAACGTTCAAGTCCATCTTGCACAACTTGGTGGGCAATGCGATTCGCTATGTGCAGCAGGGCGGCAAAGTCGACGTCAGCCTGGTGCACAACGGGCGGCAGGTCGTACTGTCCGTGTCGGACAACGGCCCCGGTATTCCCGCCGAGCAGCGCGAGCTGGTGTTTGAGCGGTTTCATCGTGGGCTAGACCACGCGGCACCGGGCGCTGGCCTAGGTTTGGCGATCGTGCGGCAAGCTTGCAAACGCTTGGGCGGCCATGTGGTATTGCTGCCGGGCGCCCATGGGGTGGGGTGCCAATTTCTGGTCACTCTTGACATAGCGCAACACTAG